aaaatatgattaaaattggataatttacataatatataatacaatataaaacaagtgAAGGGTACCGCACTAACGCTCTGCTGAACAATAGGGTCTACACTCTagagagtcactgtaatgtatgtgttaaatttgaattcaatgctttaacatttttttacccaatgaataatattttattgatatttatagaataaatactaaaaagttgaaatttgaaaatgtctataagtaGCTAAAACGAGTGTTTTCtataagtattttgaaattatcatCTATGTAAAATGACCCGTTTGACCCCCTTAAGCATCAACTAGaatcactttcctaccagaaaagatattgttgaaaACAATTTCCCAAAAGGTTATGATAgctacaaataaaaattcaaaagaaataacacacacatcattgtaatataaatacattcatcgctccactcagaatctaaaatgtaaaccATAACAAGCTATTGATATTTTTCTTCTACATTGAAAACCTAtgaatcttaaatatatttttgttaataagtaaccatgacaaCGAAAACCTCATAAAAAATCGGTCAGAAACAAAAAACGTTtatccagcccaaaaacatatttatgaaaaaaattttcaagaaaCCCCGCATTATAGAAAATGTGACAatctatacctactacctaaattaaaagttatatttatataattaccgaacttggtaatttttattttcaaataaatcatattacaatatgtacgccgtgagaaaaaaaaatacctatatagttatataggtaggaCCAAAATGGAAAACTCTACCACTAAAATGGATTAAATAATAAGTgcctaatgaaaaaaatgtaatcactgttttaatttttaaaccattattCTGGTTTCTAAACCgatgttatattgtattcacAACCGACCACTCTATTGCATCCTAATAAAAATAGTGGTAGATAGGTATACGTTatttatgcaataattattataattattatacctacaactttTTCAATACACTTGTGAACATAACCTAACAATAAGTTTTGGCTGAACCACAAGTTACATCTACagtgttacataataatagttatatacgaATTTACGAAAATTGCAGTGTTCCAACAATATTCCCTATAGCGCCTATACAGCTATAGGTACCGAGGTATAATGACTCTGcagtaattgaaaaataatgtgaaaccgaaggactatattataataataaagattttttttttttaattaacaatgaataatgataatataactgctagatttatgatttacatttattttattcatataacatcatattacataatatatgttatattatttaaggtgTTGTTTTACTAGTTAAACAACTGTACCTACACAGTTATCAGTTATTATCCATATTTTGTCCTCTTTATTTtacttagtattttaattaagtgtttctatatttattgtatgatttaactaaatttaattgtataattatgtatttataaatttcttggtactttttataaacgtttatattaggtaggtaggtacctaattatctattaactattggcaatgtgaaaaaaaatgtctatatattttatgggctatttttatgtaaaaatatattataaaaatttgtttgtagACTTGTAGTAAtggtagtaggtattataattatggtctgcacttaaaaagttaaaaatcatttaaattgtgTTAGTATGctcgtaatataaataaaatgaagcATTTTGTAAAGTAGCTGTTGTATACCTACCCCTTAATGTCAGAAACTAATGTCTTATatgtttaaatactataatttgcagtataatatgtatacagtacCATCAGCATGccaagcacaatttattttcagtttCTCAGAATCTCCCTTTTGTTGgttttttctttgattttctCGGCCATGTTTAATACTTTAGCCAACTGTTGGTATTCCTCGGCAATGAACGCCAATTGAGTTTCTATATCCGGTATTTTGTTAGGCACAGATTTTTTTACGCGTCGACACATTTGCTTATATATATTCCACACAGATGCGGCTACCTGTAAcatatgcctataatattataggcactcAGCACTCAGCACTCAGGACGATAGCAATAAAATTCGTAGagatataatgtaggtatcatattttagaacacttttaaatattcatatttaccaAGTCACCCTCAATTTTCTTTTCTTTGGCCACATTTTCGATCTTGCGATAAGCCAGGTCGGTCTTGATCATCTCGTCTTTCAGTTTTCCCAACGATTCGACGACATCAGCCATTTCAACAGACACGTGCTCAGCTTCTTCACTGGtttcctacataatattgtaggaaacgacaatatttatatttattaccaattgtatcgatatacctaatatgcatACCCACCCGTTTTGATATGTGAGTATATTGTGATGGCAATAAATTAcacatgtatacattttatagtaatataatataaatatagtacagGTAGGTCtaactatatttgtatagttattacttattatttattactattagtaaGTTATACCTTTGAACGTCTGAACACGTCCGTCGTCAACCGTTTCAAATCCGCAGTCTTCTTTTCGTGTTTTTGCGCCAATTCCTTCCGTATGTTGGTCAAGTTTTCGTATCTCTTTATAACGTCATCTATGTTTTTAAACTCTTTCGACTCCTCCACTACTTTTTCGAGAAATTCCTtggaaaccaaaaaaaaaaataagtacctacaggtacctaaaataaagtTCTATAGAGCTCTGCAgatgatattcatattatgatggCTCGCTCAAGGACAAAgggtatttaaacatttaaattttaaactcgaTTTTTGTACACCCAAAAACCAATAACGAAAAACTCAAAGTTATAAAAtcgtgaaatataattaattttacttattttatttacttcgaACGGCTTTAACTCATCCACGCTACGTTGCATCCCATCGGCGGCCTCTTCGAGCTTTAATATTGATTGTTGCATCGGTACGGTTTGCTGTTCATAGCGTTTCGTTTCTTCGTTGTCTTCGTGTGTCTTCCTCGTGAGTATTTCGCATTTCAATTCGTTTTCCTACAtaggaataaataaatttaaactttaaactttaaactttaactAAACGGTAGTCAGTATATACATCCGACTTATCAACAACACCAACCAagcaaaaatacaataatatgaaacctacattaaaaactaaaaaaaaagataaatgtcAACAAAAAGAAAATAGTGTCTTATGGAATCCATCTTCAAGTGAAAGTATTGGttggttaatttatattattgctaaatttaagaaatttcatttttctccaatttttattataaaagtataaaaacatatttttagttgATGACAATTATAATACCAACCGAGAATCAAATTTAAGTCCTATGGCAGAAAGTCTTCTAGTATTATCTGGTAAGTTGTAATTGATAAAGTAAGCGATATGTGTATttagtaactaaaatataattaatcaccgactattataattagaatagtaatatatatatatatatatataaattattaattgtgtacaGATTGCAGAGCTCAAACGTTTCTCACTGTGCGTATGATATtgagaaaaatgtttacagatGCATTGCTTGAAAAGTTTAGCTACAAGGGTTTGAAAAAAAGAAAGTATTCTATACCTTGGCTACATGTACAGTAATTTTTGGTGAGAATTtgtttagttaaatataatatttctaattattcCTTAAGCTtgattaaacttttataaatatataataaaaacttataatacaattattagctataattactattacatattaaactgatttcattttataccaataataaataatagtacggTACTAGGATGACTGTTTTTattaacatgtataaaaaaaattcttaaagtGAAAgaaataaccaaaatatattatagcagtgGTGGGGTTCTTAAAACCAGATGGGGTTgaccaaaaatgtaatatggataattttactttattaaattcgtttaaaagtttaaaacccAATAAAAAGTCaacgtatacctaatacatttaacattttaaatataacttaatgtTTTATGTTCCCCTATCAAAATATGTTAGGTACCTTATGACTTACTCAGTATAAATCCACTGTGCCACTATCAGGCAAAATAattgagtaataataaaaaaatttttctataccagtattatagtattgcaatgtatacctattacttttgttaatttttttcttggtgataacatgttaattatataataaatacaacttgctttgtagttaataaatatataatgaaaaaaaacaatataattatatgatatattaattaatatatttaaaaatttcatgattttcagatgctataaaaaaaaatgaaaaaattcaaattaggCGATGCTGTGGACATTGAGACACCCATAAGGACATTTATTTCTGGAGCTAAATTCCgggaaccaaaaaaaaatctacttatTTCTAATGAACTACcatcttaatataatttttgtttaaatactatGTTTTATGGTCAAGTGTaccagtataaatatttatatctgtttaaattcttattaatacaattattaattaaaaataataatatatactgttattaacatggaaatgaaaaaatggatttacaatattcttttcgttattaaattttctgagttttcattatttccatcctatattaggtatatcataacaTATAGTTGTTGGaattcatttaaatacaatataataattaattaattaattaaataaataatgtacagaggcgaaatttcaatgaaaaaaaaggtgggtaagtggatgtcgctctgctgtacagtaggttacaagtgggtcactgcgtataatggatagtattacattttgaattcaatgatataatatcactgtataagaaaaacgattctgagcggagacattttgtcagtctgggtattagacatacctattataggtatacttatctatagtattaaaaaaaaatttatctataataggtatcaataataaattccaaattaatcatatcacaatattcattagttataacgcgttatacatcaacaataaaccgtgtaTTATCATAGTACCTATCATGNNNNNNNNNNNNNNNNNNNNNNNNNNNNNNNNNNNNNNNNNNNNNNNNNNttaacctataaggaatgttgtattacattttaaaatcttagttctaaaaagaaaaatttttacgaattattaactcaaaataatttgctaattttcgtgatttttacatattgtgtcaatttttgaactttaaatgataataaaaaaaaactgtgactaaggagttttaatattttttaaatctcattgtaacaatatagtaggagccttgtattaaattttcaagtatttttactcaacaaataaagttttattgacattcatagaaaaaaaactaattaaattggaaactgaaattgtccgtaaacagctcaaaacaaatcaaaatattttgaaattgttatcgtgtatagaaaatggaattataaacaaccattgaatatttcatgtatctacggtcatttgttttaaagttacaccaaaaaccaaattcaattttgtgaaaaatcgattttgcttaaaaattcccgtttttccttaatttttcttttgtttttcacggtgcttttgaaaattactgtgaattttaaattttgacctcctcaattcaccaacgatattcactttccaatcgaacaagatactgaagttgataatcgaagcattatttccactacttatcgtgtacacaggcataaaaaaaaaaattttaaaaaaaaaataaaaaaaaacacacatcattgtaaaatcaatacattcatcgttccactcagaatctaaaattagaggTGCTAAAgtcatttattatttcagttacCCATACCTAGTCTTATTATCATAGAATACATAATGAGTAACTCTCCCACCCCGCCATTTGacattaaataaacacatatttaatgttttttattatatttacatcataTGAGACGTGTTATTAACCATAAAAAATAtggcaaaattatatttgataattgtttgaaatatataatcaatagtatGTTAGgggaacaatatttttaaaataatacaattgtatggttatattataattttcaaaataacaatatattgatgttatgtttttgatgtttatttaatttcaaaccgGTGAccaaacaacaatatataatcattaatatcatattatttaatcaaaatatgatgaaatccaaatgattaaataatgtcatcgttataaaagtaataaaatataaacaatcaaaaaatgttatcttgCTATCTGGGTACTTATACGACTTTTCAATAATTGTGAACATGACTGTGtgtgttttacttattttttattagttattaatttattatttttcattaaatattatacatacttattaacttattattcattagttattacttattaactattgtatttattagcTACAACGCTAGGTACACacgaaaatatatgatattattattcaatattaactaccgtattgtacatatatcattttatattatgcacacaaTTTAGTTTCATCATACCGAAGAAAACTTTTCATGTCTCAACTCTTCTTCTCGTAGTTCTTTAAGTTTTTGCTCTAGATCTTTCCACTTTTCCTTCATCTCCCGGTcaaacacttttttttctttgcGCTTGATTTCCAGGCGGGTTTTGGCGGCATCTCGCTCGCGAACAGCTATTATTAATTCGTTGTCAAGAGTTTTTGGCAACCTATCCCATTCTGGAAATTTCCTATAATAGTTCAACACaccataatgttattatacagtcattatttaattaataattttaaagtaaaaataaatataattaatgaaatacatttactcgtaacaactaataataaaacatcaCACGAGCATAATCACACTTTAGTCATTACACCACACGCTTATAGCTGAAAACGACTTTACTCTAATTCCTCTGgtcacatttaaatatttaattactatattaattagaaatagttttaagctatttaaactattatctaTTGCATGTTCACAATactaaatttcatattattttgtacattgtactataatgtacctaatgtaCACACTAATTATTCATGTAGTTACACTCACACTGCCATTTggcgttaaaaataaaataaaatattcactagtaaaaaaatattgtataacatctCGAAACATCATCGCATATTCAAGTTAAGTAGAGGATAGgggccataggcgcaaatagggggggggctttaggggctaagccataccaaaaatgtccatagccccccaaacattccctacgttttgttttaagcttattcaatattatcaaagtaaggctttagccccccaaatcccaaacgctatttgcgtcTATGGTCGGGGCCGACGCGTTTTCAGTACGAAATCACGTCACACTGGAAAAACTCTCACGTCTCATGAAATAGGCATAAATTCCGATTATAGGTCTCATCATAATATCacggttttaattatattttaaatagttgtaaTAAACGTGTATACGCCTCGCGCCTGTCGCTTAAGTATTATGAGTGACAATTTTTGTGGACTAACTTGATAAAATTGTTCGACTCAGCTTTAACTTGCATGTACGTGTTCACTGCTTTAACGCAATCAGCTTCGATGTTTATCATCTTCTTTGGCTTGGTTTTAGGATCTTGCATCTTAAATAACcgtttattattaacacaacttaaaaaatcagtatacttatttgattaattttttaatctaaatttaaatacaattctcGGAAGt
This portion of the Acyrthosiphon pisum isolate AL4f chromosome A1, pea_aphid_22Mar2018_4r6ur, whole genome shotgun sequence genome encodes:
- the LOC100572150 gene encoding coiled-coil domain-containing protein 42 homolog, producing MQDPKTKPKKMINIEADCVKAVNTYMQVKAESNNFIKKFPEWDRLPKTLDNELIIAVRERDAAKTRLEIKRKEKKVFDREMKEKWKDLEQKLKELREEELRHEKFSSENELKCEILTRKTHEDNEETKRYEQQTVPMQQSILKLEEAADGMQRSVDELKPFEEFLEKVVEESKEFKNIDDVIKRYENLTNIRKELAQKHEKKTADLKRLTTDVFRRSKETSEEAEHVSVEMADVVESLGKLKDEMIKTDLAYRKIENVAKEKKIEGDLVAASVWNIYKQMCRRVKKSVPNKIPDIETQLAFIAEEYQQLAKVLNMAEKIKEKTNKREILRN